The Acidobacteriota bacterium DNA segment CGTAGACGTTTGGCGTGCCGCTCATCACGCACGCGTCGTTGACCAGGTACCGGGTCGGAAAATTGTCTGTGCCGTCCAGCACCACATCGTACGCGTCCACCAGCGCGCGGGCGTTCGAGACGCCAAACGGAACTTCGTGTTGTTCAAGGACGACATCCGGGGTTGACCGAACGGATCTTCGCGGCCGCTGATGCGAGCTTGGAGCGGCCGATGTCCCCAGTGCCATGAATAATCTGCCGGTGCAGGTTGGACTCGTCAACCACATCGAAGTCCACCAGGCCGAGCGTGCCGACACCCGCCGCAGCCAGGTACAACGCGGCCGGTGACCCCAGCCCACCCAGGCCAACGATGAGGACTCGCGCATCGAGCAATCGCTGCTGCCCCTGCCGCCCGAGTTCCGGCAGCAACAGGTGTCGCGCATACCGAACCGCGTCAGGCGAGGACATTCAATGATTCTAGATGCGGGATGGTAGGGGGACGGGTGTGTTTTCCACAGAAACCCGCGAAATGGGGACAGGTCTCGCGACCAAACGACCTCAGAGGTCGGTTTCCTCTGGTCTCTTGAAACCGACCTCTGAGGTCGTTTGGTCGCGAGACCTGTCCCCATTTCGCGGGTTTCTGTGGAAATCACACCCGTCCCCTTACCTTCCTCAATATGGACATCATCGGGCACCAGCCGGTGAGGGCTGATTGGAACAGGTTCGCGCCGACGAACAGGGTGAACCAGAAGAAGCGGGCGTCCACATACATGCCGAGCAGGACGCTCGCCATCACGAACGCACCGGCAATCAATCGCAACATCGCTTCAATCGTCATCAACTACTCCTGCTGAGAGGCTACGCCTCGGGAACGAACAACACCGGCCCCACGCCGGATCGAATCAACGGCTCGCCAACGGTGGTACGCCACACGCGGTCATGCACGCGGGGCTCTGCCACCACCACCATCGAGACATCGGCAAACATGTCGGACGCCGGCACCGTATCGTGGCGACGATCGGTGGCTGTCGCACCCAACGCCACCGCCAGCTTCCGGGCCAGCTCCCAGGCCGCATCCCCTCGCAGTCCGGGCGCGGCATACACGGCGAGTCGTG contains these protein-coding regions:
- a CDS encoding DUF2892 domain-containing protein codes for the protein MTIEAMLRLIAGAFVMASVLLGMYVDARFFWFTLFVGANLFQSALTGWCPMMSILRKVRGRV